ATGAGAATAAAACGCCCGCTTCTTGCTTTATCCAACATAATCTTACGATCGTTCACATTTCTGACATTTCGCCAGTCTTCCTCCACGTGTTTCACGCATTCTCTAATGCGATCTTGTCGCAACATCAATGTGCAGTACATGGCTGGCACCATACTGTAAAAACAAAGTGCGCCAAGCATCCTGAGTCTTCTACTAAACGTGTCCACGATTACAAACATGTATAACGCCCACGGTATTAGATTAAAGGACAACAGGAAGCAACAGGCAGCTCTGAGAAGCCCTTCGAGTAATCTCTTCTGGCACCGGGGTTGTTTCTCTAGCATCGGCCATACACCGATAAATCCCATGATTACTTTGTGTACTTGTACggtgtattttatatcagcttTATAATTGGAATTGTATAAATTCATACGCTCGATCATGGCATTTACTTGGACAAACGAGGCTAAACGAATTTTTTCGATCACTTGTTCGCGAAACGGTTGCGCGATCACGACTGACCGACGAAAAAACTTGGCAGCTACATTATGCACGCTGTTGCGTCTGCGTGGGTGAATCATCTTTTCCATGGTGATTTGTCCACGGCGCAGTTAAAAGTTCGGTACGAGAGTTTACGCGAAACTGTGTGCGATTTTTTGTCGGTCGAAGATAATTACAGGGTAGAATCGATTTACGTGGAACAGTTTTCGAAACTTTTACAAAAGTACGGGCAAATCACCTTGCGTATAACCATAGGTCATGGATCGGATCatttgtgtaataaaataatagtaacatATGAATTAATCGAAAGTTGTCGTTAAAGaagttacatataaaaattacattaaaaaaattatttaaaaaaattttttaaatacaattgtaacttcttagtatattttttcacttacTTACTGCATTGATGTATTTATctcaatgttttataaatttaaaagtttgtttacagtaaattttgaataaacaaGCTACGATCTAGTCTTAAAAACAgattgaaagaataaaatcttttgcAAAATgccagaaaaagaaaattacaacTTAGCTtacaatttttgaagaaatattttattatttataaaaagatcatTTTAAAATCAAGATAGAAATGATTTGTCTTTTAATTGCGcactatattttaaaaatagtatcaATTACAGATGAATGCACtaatatattgttatgttAATTAATCCAGAAAGATATTCGTTCAATAAAAGTACAAATCATGTAAATTTCCGGAGTAAATTGAAGTATGCCAATGATGTTTTGACgatctacaaaataaaataaagcatatATCGTACACCCGCAAGAAAAGTGACTagtcgaaatttttcgaattttgttttatgtgtGGATTATTGTGTgtggattatatatatatatgtgttttaGATACATCGgtcttcaataaaaaaaaatgataaaagttgaATTCAAATACTTTCCGCGTGAGTCCGCTATGTTTAATACTGccgcaaataattaattttaaaattattgttgaaCCAAGATGGAacatgtgaaattattttccgcaAAATCAAGCTTGCTTCagacgatttataatttacgccaggatttgagataaaaatcaatttataattattaatagcaaacgttattattaacgcaattccttcttttctctctcctgaacaatttgatatttttgacttGTATCACTTTTCTTGCGGttgtgcaatatataatttattaccgGCAAATAGAAATAGTGAATTTCTATACTCACGTTACCGAACGTAACTAGAGACATTTCGATCATTTTGCCTGCAGAAATTTTGGCCGGAATATTAGAAATTgcaattatgattattaaagTACGAGCTCTTTTATGCGGAAAACGATACCAATTTGTCGTAGATATCATCAATCCAATTTTGATACTCTGTTGATGATTaacagattatatatataaatatatatagttttgaatatttatgtgtGAAAACACTATCATAAAacttatacaatttttacaattaatgtaAACATCACTACTCAATACCTGATCCGTTAAAAGTTGACCAACgtaacaaaaagtaaaaatggaaaaagtgAAAGATGTGAGCATCACAAACATAGTTAACGAAGCTGTAGAATCACTACGTTCCCATTCCTATAAGTTTTACACGATTACAATGCGTATATAGAGTACTAATtgacatatattaatttgacaaattaGTTTGAGAAATTtctatgcaaaaattaattcaaccataaaataagttataaacaaataaaaagtttgtcataaatatttgctaaaagTATTCATTACGATTACCATAATAATGTAGTATCCCGAAAGACATAAAAGTACAGTAGATCCCACTATTTCCACCAAccatatatattgcataactTCTTCTATTTGTTTCGAAAAACTACAAATGAATGATTCTTAAAAactgtaatattttaacataatatatagaatattatcatatcaaatttttaaaaaattatttgctaataataaattatttgaatcaagtattatttaaaattttataatattaatttaaatttttctcagaatatattttttatataataactataGTTAAAAGATTTCCACAATTATATGAATagactaattttattatgtctaTTACGTTTCCTAATAATTAAagcttaataaaaatcaatagatTATGTCATTTACAAATGAATATTACTCACTTCTTAACTTTTATCTGATGTTCCACGATATCAGCCAACAATGTCGCAATTGCACGATCTTCAGGCTCCATATCATTAAGACGCTGCAGTTTAGAAACTAAAATACTCAATTGTCCGCAAACATGCATGATAAAGAATGCAGCTAAACCGGCTGCGCCGCACGTCACCGAGTAAGTGAAAAACCCTGCGAAGAATTGCAGGGTGAAGATGATCTCATACGCCGGCGAGGCCTGTTCGTCAATTCTGATAAAATAACTCGGGCACGCCAGCGCTCTCACTGTAGTGTTCATCGGTGTCAGCATCCGTCCTTTTGAGAGTGGTACGATAGTTCGGTAAGACATCCCTCCGATATACATAATAGAGgcagagaaaatggcaaattTTCGGCCAATGCTCGCCTTAGACAGCATCATCTTTCGATCATTCTTATTTTCTGCGTTTTTCCAATCCTGCCGTACCTGCTCTATACAGTCTTGAATCTCCTTCGCGTGATACACGAGCAGACTATATTTTAAGGTACCCATTCCACAATTTAAAAGCGGTGCCAGCATTCTTACTTTGCGTTTAAAATCGCGCTCTTTTAGAAATACCAATAAAAGACCTGGCACAAGAATAAAcgcaaacaaaaaatagcaAAGAACATTTTGTAAGCAAACCGCAATTTTTTCTGCTTTGGAAGCAAACTTAGAAATTGGCCACGCGCCGATTATTCGCAGAATAACGCGAACCACTCGCGCCGCATAATTAAAATCGTTTTTGTGACTGTTTATTTGAAGCCTCTTTGACCAGTGTGCCGCGATTGGTTTCATTTCACgataataacgtttttttaaGTTGAAAGTTTCACTCCGTAGTTTTGCGATGTATTTGATCGCAAACTTCGTGCTTGCCGTGCTCTTTTTCTAGCTCCTAAAAACTTTTGCTAATTTTGCTTTTAGACTTGTGAATGATGTTCGTATGAAACTAGAAGTTTGAATAtgaatagatatatataatgttaggTGGTCTCTTTTTCAGGTGTAATCTGTGGTGCGCTTGCGTGCACCCAGTGAGAAACGATTGGTTGAGAGGACGTTGAATCGACGACTGTTCAATCAAAGAGACCGATTGATATAGACGTCTAAAATGTGGTCGATTAGACGTTTTTGTATCCTGCAAATTAGACCTCTATAAGACGTCTATtagtgattttatttaaacgtcTATTAGTTGTTTAAATAACGTCTATTAGTGACTTATTAGacgattattttgataatctATATACGAGTTACGTACACTCGACAATAGGAATACCTTAACATACGAATTTAAGCACACATATCGGGACATATATGTGTTTTTTATACCCAGTGAGAAACGACAGGTTGGAAAGGCGGCTATTAGACGTCTATGCCGTCTATGGTTGAAATTGATATCCAAATTAAACCTCTTTTGAactagttaaaaattttgtttaatttttattgattgtaATGATGTCTTTTTCGCAAATTTGTAActtgtatcataatataaaacggaatttgagaataaaaacgaaaaaagattgacATCGAATAGACGTCGATTCGACGTTTTTGCATCCAATCATTTCATAGCTAATATaccacaattatatataactgtaccacaattatatataaaggaatgtatatataactattatataaatgtttatattaattataaaatgactGGTTGAAAAGACGTCAAATTGACGTCTGTTCGacgtaaattgtttttttgtttaatcttaaattctgttttatattatgatacaagTTACAAATTTGCGAAAAAGACATCATTAGACAATCAATagaagcaaaatttatgtaaaaatattaatattaatattaacgatACGTTCGTGTGCTTGCGTGATTCAATACTAGCTTTGTGAAGTAAAAGTGTTCTTATCGTTTAAAAGTGCTTTTGTCAACTAAAAAGTCCTTGTCATCTagatctttataaaattgatttagttttgtgaaattgattaatttctgtgaaagtgatttattttcttttgcgGTCAACAtccattgttttattaaaaagaacgTTTCATATCATATCGATcttctttcctttcctttcACCGCAAGCCGTACTTTTTGTTTGGAAAAAAGGTTGCTGACGCGACTTAAAGGTCGAAgcataaacatattttaatatgtaagtACAacaaattatctaattattcttttttctcaaatctgtttataaataaatacttatacatacatacatacatatatatatatatatatatatatatatcatacatcttgtttattttattcatactttatacattaaaatagaatataaaattttaaagtacacAAATAAGGCAACAGAGAGGAATGTTTTATCTAATTAGAAATGATTGGTTGAAAAGACATTGAATCGACGATCagagaaaataaacattttcacaGAGACTATAATTTAACTTACAACTTTCtaggaaatatttaattattaataaaaaaattttttatttaaaacagaattgatttgtttttaatcgtttattacatattcaaaATAGTGTGAATTATAGATCAATACATGTGTATTATTGTGTCAATGAAACCCTGAAAGGTATTTCATCGAGGTAGTTCATCGAAAGGACAAAATCACGTAATAAATTTCCGGAGTAAATTAAAGTATGCCATTGACGTTTTGATAATCTACGAAATAAAGCATATGTGTAATTTATTACTGGCAAATACAAATGGTGAATTTCTATACTCACGTTACCGAACGTGGGTAGAGACATTTCGATCATTTTGCCAGCAGAAATTTTTGCTGGAATATTGGAAATTgctattatcaaaattaaagtacGAGCTCTTTTATGCGGAAGACGATGCCAATCTGTCATGGATGTCATCAATCCAACTTTTATACTCTGTCATGAAGTacagattatataaatatgtatttttgaatattgttcatatacaaaaaaggaaaacatcatcaaatttttacaattaatgtaaatgtCATCACTTAATACCTGATCTGTTAAAAGTTGACCAACATaacaaatagtaaaaatggaaaaagtgAAAGATGTGAGTATTACAAACATAGTTAACATAGCTGTAGAATCGCTACGTTCCCATTCCTATAAGTTTAACACAATTACACACAAAGTATACAGAGTATTAATTGACAAATATCAGTTTCACAAATTagtttgagaaatttttatgtaaaaatttatttaactataaaattagttgtgaacaaataaaagttttgtcataaatatttattaaaagtattcaTCGCGATTACCATAATAACGTAGTATCCCGTAAGACATAAAAGTACAGTAGATCCCACTATTTCTACTAACCATATATATTGCATAGCTTCTTCTACTTGTTtcaaaaaactataaataaataatttgagtcaaaaattgtaatattttaacacaatatataaaatattgtcatatcaagtttttaaaaaattctttgctaataataaattattttaatcaagtattcaaaattttataatactaatttaAGTTTTCTCacaacacatttttttataataattatagttaaaAGGTTTTCACAGTTACATGAATagactaattttattatgtctaTTACGTTTCGTGATTACTAAagcttaataaaaataataatcaataatcatGTCATTTACATGTGAGTTTTACTCACTTCTTTACTTTTATCTGATGTTCCACGATATCAGCCAACAATATCGCAACTGCTCGATCTTCAGGCTTCATATCATTTAGATGCTGCAGTTTACCAATTAAAATACTCAGCTGTCCGCAAACGTGCATAATAAAGAACGCAGCTAAGCCGGCCGCGCCGCACGTCACCGAGTAAGTGAGAAACCCTGCGAAGAATTGCAGGGTGAAGACGATCTCATACGCCGGCGAGGCCTGCTCgtcaaatttgataaaatagcTCGGGCATGCCAGCGCTCTCACCGTAGTGTTCATCGGTGTCAGCATTCGTCCTTTTGAGAGCGGCACG
This window of the Linepithema humile isolate Giens D197 chromosome 1, Lhum_UNIL_v1.0, whole genome shotgun sequence genome carries:
- the LOC105676650 gene encoding odorant receptor Or2-like; the encoded protein is MKPIAAHWSKRLQINSHKNDFNYAARVVRVILRIIGAWPISKFASKAEKIAVCLQNVLCYFLFAFILVPGLLLVFLKERDFKRKVRMLAPLLNCGMGTLKYSLLVYHAKEIQDCIEQVRQDWKNAENKNDRKMMLSKASIGRKFAIFSASIMYIGGMSYRTIVPLSKGRMLTPMNTTVRALACPSYFIRIDEQASPAYEIIFTLQFFAGFFTYSVTCGAAGLAAFFIMHVCGQLSILVSKLQRLNDMEPEDRAIATLLADIVEHQIKVKNFSKQIEEVMQYIWLVEIVGSTVLLCLSGYYIIMEWERSDSTASLTMFVMLTSFTFSIFTFCYVGQLLTDQSIKIGLMISTTNWYRFPHKRARTLIIIIAISNIPAKISAGKMIEMSLVTFGNIVKTSLAYFNLLRKFT
- the LOC105676651 gene encoding odorant receptor 10-like isoform X1, with product MKQIVEYSPKMIQTNSQKNYFNHAVQVTHVILQVIGAWPIPKLASKAERIAIRLQNVLCYFLFAFILVPGLLLVFLKERDFKRRVRMLGPLLNCGMGSIKYSLLVYHSKEIRDCIKQVRQDWKNTMDKNDQKVMLSKASIGRKFAVFSAAFMYVGGLSYRTIVPLSKGRMLTPMNTTVRALACPSYFIKFDEQASPAYEIVFTLQFFAGFLTYSVTCGAAGLAAFFIMHVCGQLSILIGKLQHLNDMKPEDRAVAILLADIVEHQIKVKNFLKQVEEAMQYIWLVEIVGSTVLLCLTGYYVIMEWERSDSTAMLTMFVILTSFTFSIFTICYVGQLLTDQSIKVGLMTSMTDWHRLPHKRARTLILIIAISNIPAKISAGKMIEMSLPTFGNIIKTSMAYFNLLRKFIT
- the LOC105676651 gene encoding odorant receptor 10-like isoform X2 gives rise to the protein MKQIVEYSPKMIQTNSQKNYFNHAVQVTHVILQVIGAWPIPKLASKAERIAIRLQNVLCYFLFAFILVPGLLLVFLKERDFKRRVRMLGPLLNCGMGSIKYSLLVYHSKEIRDCIKQVRQDWKNTMDKNDQKVMLSKASIGRKFAVFSAAFMYVGGLSYRTIVPLSKGRMLTPMNTTVRALACPSYFIKFDEQASPAYEIVFTLQFFAGFLTYSVTCGAAGLAAFFIMHVCGQLSILIGKLQHLNDMKPEDRAVAILLADIVEHQIKVKNFLKQVEEAMQYIWLVEIVGSTVLLCLTGYYVIMSIKVGLMTSMTDWHRLPHKRARTLILIIAISNIPAKISAGKMIEMSLPTFGNIIKTSMAYFNLLRKFIT